In Desulfomonile tiedjei, a single genomic region encodes these proteins:
- a CDS encoding alcohol dehydrogenase catalytic domain-containing protein, giving the protein MKALVFDGAIAVRDVPVPEPVAGEALVKVRMAGICNTDVEITRGYMNYQGVLGHEFVGMVEKSSDPKLLGSRVVGEINVGCGECSFCRKGLERHCRHRTVMGILGRDGSMAEYVALPVSNLVAVPEALEDEKAVFTEPLAAALEILEQIRIEPSHSILVIGDGKLGLLVSMALRLTGCDLTLVGKHAGKLGVFADQGGSIALLDTFSSSKDRFDVVVEASGHPSGWDLAVKRVKPRGTLVLKSTYHGDLNFNPAPLVIDEITVIGSRCGRFGPALRVMERGFIDPSPLISAIFPLEQAEEAFGKSQDRDALKVLLRIP; this is encoded by the coding sequence ATGAAAGCACTTGTATTTGACGGCGCAATCGCCGTTAGAGACGTTCCCGTGCCGGAACCCGTGGCCGGAGAAGCACTCGTAAAGGTTCGAATGGCGGGAATCTGCAATACCGATGTGGAAATTACCCGAGGCTATATGAACTATCAAGGGGTCTTAGGACATGAATTTGTCGGGATGGTGGAAAAATCGTCCGACCCGAAATTGCTCGGGTCACGCGTTGTCGGAGAGATCAATGTGGGATGCGGCGAATGCTCTTTTTGTAGAAAGGGTCTTGAACGCCATTGCCGTCACAGAACCGTAATGGGGATCCTCGGCCGTGACGGTTCAATGGCCGAATATGTAGCGCTGCCGGTCTCCAATCTCGTCGCGGTTCCCGAGGCCCTGGAGGATGAGAAAGCCGTCTTCACGGAACCGCTGGCCGCGGCCCTGGAAATCCTTGAACAGATAAGAATCGAGCCCTCGCACAGCATCCTGGTGATCGGTGACGGCAAGCTGGGCTTGCTGGTCAGCATGGCGTTGAGGCTGACAGGGTGCGATCTGACCCTGGTGGGAAAACATGCCGGAAAGCTGGGCGTATTCGCTGACCAGGGCGGTTCAATAGCACTTCTCGACACATTTTCTTCGTCGAAAGATCGGTTCGACGTGGTTGTCGAAGCCTCGGGCCATCCATCCGGCTGGGACCTGGCGGTCAAACGAGTTAAGCCAAGGGGCACCCTAGTACTGAAGAGCACTTACCACGGAGACCTGAACTTTAATCCGGCTCCGCTGGTCATTGACGAGATTACTGTGATCGGCTCCAGGTGTGGAAGATTTGGCCCGGCTCTGAGGGTCATGGAACGAGGCTTCATAGACCCTTCCCCTCTGATTTCAGCAATCTTCCCCTTGGAGCAGGCCGAGGAGGCCTTCGGAAAATCACAGGATCGCGATGCGCTAAAGGTATTGTTAAGGATACCTTGA